The Primulina eburnea isolate SZY01 chromosome 13, ASM2296580v1, whole genome shotgun sequence genome includes a region encoding these proteins:
- the LOC140809587 gene encoding uncharacterized protein gives MASNFHRLRRAVSLSSSLIHCSLHRPPSVSSHPNIFHSISAAAATATSASPFPQSARVFTTTTSLFMSDQRKPFNPETDEIGPDTILFEGCDYNHWLITVDFPKDTELTREQKIEFYVNIAAQVFGSVEEAKKRIYALSTTTYEGFQVECSEETSNKFQNIPGVVFVLPDSYIDPVNKEYGGDKYVNGEIFPRPPPVHYGRRNNRDRRPRDQMSYQQGNTSYSDRGPSYSEARNHGRNYGPPQQQQNYGPPPPQQNYGPPSQQNYGPPPPPQQNYGPPPHQQNYGPPPQQQNYGPPPQQQNYGPPPQQQNYGLPSPQQGYTPPPQQQNYGLPPQQQGYERPPQQGYAPPRQQQNYGQPPNFPPQENYTPSGPGERGGPMSTSNALGGGKRNPLPSYQGNLSRGDFGSYNTQGHRDFQQASLQSHALPEHEGFSQDTNFLQARSFEQGSAGAHDQSTKTNVGQNQPKQGEEPRNFSYTANK, from the exons ATGGCGTCGAACTTCCACCGCCTCCGCCGCGCCGTTTCTCTCTCCTCTTCCCTCATCCATTGCTCCCTGCATCGGCCACCATCCGTATCCTCCCATCCTAACATTTTTCACTCTATCTCCGCCGCAGCTGCCACCGCGACATCCGCCTCCCCATTTCCACAATCGGCGCGGGTATTCACTACAACCACCAGCCTATTTATGTCTGATCAGCGTAAGCCGTTCAATCCAGAGACGGACGAGATCGGGCCGGACACCATCCTGTTTGAAGGATGCGATTACAATCACTGGCTAATCACCGTGGACTTCCCCAAGGATACCGAACTGACGCGTGAGCAGAAGATCGAATTCTATGTCAATATCGCCGCCCAAGTCTTCGGAAG TGTGGAAGAGGCGAAAAAGAGAATATATGCCCTAAGTACTACAACTTATGAAGGTTTTCAGGTGGAATGTTCAGAAGAAACGTCTAACAAGTTTCAGA ATATACCTGGAGTGGTCTTTGTATTGCCGGATTCCTACATTGATCCAGTAAATAAGGAGTACGGAG GGGACAAGTATGTTAACGGAGAAATTTTCCCCCGACCTCCACCAGTACATTATGGTAGACGTAACAACAGGGATAGACGGCCGAGAGATCAGATGTCATATCAGCAAGGAAATACATCTTACAGTGACCGAGGGCCCTCATATTCCGAAGCAAGGAATCATGGTCGGAACTATGGTCCCCCACAGCAGCAGCAGAACTATGGCCCTCCTCCTCCGCAGCAGAACTATGGCCCTCCATCGCAGCAGAATTATGGCCCTCCTCCTCCTCCGCAGCAGAACTATGGCCCTCCACCGCACCAGCAGAACTATGGCCCTCCACCACAACAGCAGAACTATGGCCCTCCACCGCAACAGCAGAACTATGGTCCTCCACCGCAACAGCAGAACTATGGGCTACCATCACCCCAACAGGGCTACACGCCTCCACCGCAGCAGCAAAATTATGGGCTACCACCTCAACAACAGGGTTATGAGCGTCCACCCCAGCAGGGCTATGCGCCTCCACGGCAGCAGCAAAATTATGGGCAGCCGCCAAATTTTCCTCCTCAAGAAAATTATACTCCATCAGGACCGGGGGAAAGAGGAGGGCCTATGTCGACAAGTAATGCATTAGGAGGTGGTAAAAGAAATCCACTGCCTTCTTATCAGGGAAATTTGAGTCGAGGGGACTTTGGGAGCTATAACACTCAAGGGCATAGAGACTTCCAACAAGCAAGTCTTCAAAGCCATGCACTTCCTGAACATGAGGGCTTTTCACAAGACACTAATTTTCTGCAGGCCAGAAGTTTTGAACAAGGATCTGCTGGTGCCCATGATCAATCAACAAAGACTAATGTTGGGCAGAATCAACCAAAGCAAGGAGAGGAACCAAGGAACTTTTCATACACGGCCAATAAATAA